The Solanum lycopersicum chromosome 9, SLM_r2.1 genome window below encodes:
- the LOC138338279 gene encoding uncharacterized protein, whose translation MQKEYADRKVKDLDFMEVLKRVGEVAYELALPPRLSGVHPVFHVSMPKRYHVDGNYIIRWDSVLLDENLSYEKEPVAILDRDVRKLRSREIASVKVQRKNRPVEEST comes from the exons atgcagaaagaatatgcagatcgaaaggttaaggacttggattttatggagg ttctgaagcgcgtgggggaggtggcgtATGAATTAGCATTGCCTCCACGattgtcaggagtgcacccggtatttcatgtgtctatgccgAAAAGATACCATGTagatgggaactacattattcgttgggattcagttcttcttgatgagaatttgtcttatgagaaagagcctgttgccattttagatagagatgtccgcaagttgagatcaagggagattgcatccgtCAAGGTTCAaaggaagaatcgaccggttgaagagtccacttaa